The genomic stretch CCGGGCGCGTCGCCCGAGGCTCTCCTCAGTCGGGCTCAAGCGGTCTGGCGAGCCTCGATGGCCTGCTTGTAGAGCTTGCCCGCCCGGTAGGAGGAGCGGACCAGCGGCCCGGACAGGACGCCGGCGAACCCGATCGCCTCGGCCTCGGCCTGCAACTCGACGAACTCCTCCGGCTTCACCCACCGCTCCACCGGGTGGTGGCGGGGCGTCGGCCGCAGGTATTGCGTGATCGTCAGCAGGTCGGTGCCGGCCGCGTGCAGGTCGCGCATGGCCTCGACGACCTCCTCGCGGGTCTCGCCCATGCCCAGGATCAGGTTGGACTTGGTGACCAGCCCGGCCTCGCGGGCCATCGTGATCACGCTGAGCGAGCGGTCGTAGCGGAACGCGGGACGGATGCGCTTGAAGATCCGCGGCACCGTCTCCACGTTGTGCGCGAACACCTCCGGCTTGCTGGAGAAGACCTCCTCCAGCTGGTCACGGTTGCCGTTGAAGTCGGGCACCAGCAGCTCGACGCCGCAGCCGGGCAGCAGGGCGTGGATCTGGCGGGCGGTCTCCGCGTAGAGCCAGGCCCCGCCGTCGGGCAGGTCGTCGCGGGCGACGCCGGTCACGGTCGCGTACTTCAGGCCCATCTGCTCGACGGACTCGGCGACCCGGCGCGGCTCGTCGCGGTCATACTCCTTCGGCTTGCCCGTGTCGATCTGGCAGAAGTCGCAGCGGCGCGTGCACTGGTCACCGCCGATGAGGAAGGTCGCCTCGCGGTCTTCCCAGCACTCGTAGATATTGGGACAGCCCGCCTCTTCACAGACCGTGTGCAGGCCCTCGCGGCGCACGAGCGATTTCAGCTCGGTGTATTCGGGGCCCGTCTTGAGCTTGGTCTTGATCCACGGGGGCTTGCGCTCGATAGGGGTTTCGGCGTTGCGCACCTCCAGGCGGAGGAGCTTGCGGCCTTCAGGAGCAACGGTCACCTCCTCAGCTTACGTCTCCCCGTGAGCCGGCCCGGTCCAGGGTCACGTGATGAGGCCGAAGCCGCGGATCGCGTAGTGCGCCTGCAGCTCCTCGTCGATCCGCTCCGCCAGTTCCGCCAGCTCGTGCTGCCGCTGTTAGATGCCGATCCGGTTACCGGCGGAGAAGGTCCTCTTCGTGCAGCTCGAACGATTCCATGCCGAGGGACTCGGCCAGCCGCTTCTCCGCGATCGGCAGGACCTCCTCGACCACGATGCGCCGGCCGGTCTCCGCCGACAACGAGGAGACGCCCACGTCGGGCAGGCCGCACGGCGCGATGCGGTTGAACCAGCGAGGGTCGTTGGCGCAGTTGAGAGCGAAGCCGTGCATGGTGACCCCGCGCGAGACCCGGATGCCGATCGCGCCGAGCTGGCGATCCGGCAGACCCAGACTCGCATCGCCGATCGCCCAGACGCCGCCCCTGCCGGGCACCCGCCGCGCCGTGACGCCGAAGTCGGCGCACACCTGGATCATCGTCTCCTCGAGGCGGCAGGCGTAGGTGATCACGTCCGTGACGCCGCCGATGATCGGATAGGCGACGAGCTGCCCGGGACCGTGCCAGGTGAGCCGCCCGCCCCGGTCGACGTCGATGACCGGGGTGCCGTCCGCCGGCCGCTCGTGCGGGGCCGTGCGCTTGCCCGCGGTGTAGACAGGCGCGTGCTCGAGGATCAGGACGGTGTCCGGCAACTCGCCGGCCACGCGCTTGCCGTGCACCCAGCGCTGCAGCGACCAGGCCTGCTCGTAGGGGACGTCGACGCCGAGACGGACGATGGCCAGTGCGTGGGGATCGTCCCCGTGGGTGCGAGCTCCGGGGCGCATGAGCCTATTGTGCCGTTCCCTCACCCTTGAAGGGTAATTCAGGGTGTGAGGAGACGAGGCTCGATCCTGAACTCCTTGACCCCGCCGTCCCCGTCGTGCTCCAGCCGGTAGGCGGCGCCGCCCGGCTCGACGGACACCGCCTGGATGAACTCGGTGCCCACGTAATGGAGGCCGACGCCCTCGTCGGCGGCGTACCCGCCGGGCAGCTCGCCGGCGGCCACCGACTCCTGCAGCAGTGCGCGCCGCTGCGGGTCGGAGTCGTAGTGCACGCCGCAGGAGTAGGGCAGCAGCGCGAGCCCGTCGGACCACGGCCGCAGCTCGGGGCCGAAGGAGTCGGTGTTGCCGCCCACGTGCCAGCACAGGGCGCCGGCGCTCTGCCCCGTGAGCACGACCCCGGCCCGCCACGCCTCCTCGAACGCCTCGTCCAGTCCGTGCAGCCGCCACAACGCCATGAGGTTGGCCACGCTGCCGCCGCTCACGTAGATCATGTCCTGCTCAAGGATCCACGCCTTGGGATCGGGGACGTTGGGCATCGGGAACACCGTCAGATGGCTCACCTCGACGTCCCAGCCCGCGAACGCGCCGTACATCTTCAGCAGCCAGTCCGCCGCGTCCCCCGTGGCGGTGGCGAGCAGGCCGAGCTTCGGGCGGTCCTGGCCGGTCAGGTCGAGCCCATAGCGCAGGAGGCTGCTCGCCTCCATGAAGCTGTAGCGCGGGCTCGGCCGGAAGGAGCCGCCTCCGATCGCGAGGATGTGCGACTGTCCTGACCGGATCATGTCAAAGGTCTCCTACCTGAAGGAAAGGGTGAACGGGCCCTAGAGTACGGCGCTCAGCGCCTCGTCGAGGCTGGTATGGGCGAAGCTGTAGCCGTTGTCGACCAGTTTGCATGGCAGCACGCGGTGGCTGGGCAGCAGGCCCGCGCGCGCGAACTCGCCCAGCCCGATGGACAGCGCGAACGACGGGACGGGCAGCGGCATCATGCTCCTGCCCAGGGCTTTTGCCACCGCACGGGTGAACGCGGCGTTGGTGACGGGCGAGGGTGAGGTGAAATTGACCGGCCCGGACACGTCCCGATTTGTCAGGACATGTCGTGCGGCCTCGACCCAGTCGTGCAGGGAGATCCACGACCAGTATTGCTTGCCCGACCCCAGCGGCGCTCCCAGCCCCATCTTGAAGATCGGCAGCATCCGGCCCAGCGCTCCGCCCCGCCGGCTGAGCACCAGCCCGCTGCGTGCCTGCACGGTTCTGATGCCCGCCTCCTCGGCACGCCGCGCCTCGGCCTCCCACTGCTCGCACAGATCCGCCAGGAACCCCGTGCCCTTGCCCTGGCCCTCGTCGATCTCCCGGTCCCCGGTGTCGCCGTAGAAGTCCACTCCGGAGGCGGACAGGAGCACCTCGGGCGGCTCGGACAGCCGGCGCAGCGCGTCCACCAGCACCCTGGTGCCCTGCACGCGGCTGCTGACGAGCTCACGCTTGTACGCCGCGCTCCACCGCTTGTCGCCGATCGACGCCCCGGCCAGATGCACGACGGCCTCCGCGCCGTCCAGCGCGGCCAGATCGATCGCCTGCTCGGCGGGCTGCCAGTAGGCCTCGTCCGGGCTCCTGGGCTCCCGGCGCACCAGCCTGACGACGTCACGTCCCTCCGCCCGCAGCGCCGCCACCAGCGCCGTGCCGAGCAACCCCGACGCTCCGGTCACGATGATCGCCATACGCTCACACTACGCGGCCCACGCGCGGACGCGCCGCAGGGACCACGTCGCCCGCCTCGGCCCGAACACCTCGCCCGCCGCCCCGGAGCCGCCCCGCCGGCCACGTCCCCTCATCCGCGGCCCCCGACCGGCAACCCGCCGTACAGCGAATGCCGCGCTCGGGCCGACGGCCGGGCCGCCTGCGCGCGGTGTGTGCGGCGGTGGGGCCGGTGGCCGCGGGCGCTTGTCAGCAGACGAAAGAGGCCGGGCGGAAACCCGCCCGGCCTTCTCCGTCGAACCCCTTACGCGAGCCCGAGCTGGGCCTCGAAGCGGCCTTCCTCGAGCCGGCGCTTCACCGTCGTCAGGAAGCGCGCCGCGTCCGCGCCGTCCACCAGACGGTGGTCGTAGGTCAGCGCCAGGTAGACCATCGACCGCACCGCGATGACCTCGCCCTCAGGCGTGTCGACCACCACGGGCCGCTTCACGACGGCGCCGGTGCCCAGCATGCCGACCTGCGGCTGGTTGAGGATCGGCGTGTCGAACAGCGCGCCCCGGCTGCCGGTGTTGGTCAGCGTGAACGTGCCGCCGGTGAGCTCGTCGGGCGTCACCTGGTTGTTGCGGGTGCGCTCGGCGACGTCGGTGATCTTGCGGGCGAGACCGGCCAGGTTGAGGTCGCCGGCGTTCTTGACGACCGCCGCCAGCAGGCCGCGCTCGGTGTCCACCGCGATGCCGAGGTTCTCGACGTCGAAGTAAGTGACCTCGTTGGTCTCGTTGTTGATCGTGGCGTTGAGCTTCGGGTGCTGCTTGAGCGCCTCGACCGCGGCCATCGCGAAGAACGGGGTGAAGGTCAGCTTCACGCCCTCGCGGCGGAAGAAGTCGTCCTTCGCCTTCGCCCGCAGCCGCGCGATCTTGGTGACGTCCACCTCGACGACCGTCGTGAGCTGCGCGGCGGTCTGCAGCGACTCGACCATGCGCTTGGCGATGGTCTGCCGCAGCCGCGACATCTTCTCCGTACGGCCGCGCAGCGTGGTGTCGACCTCCACCGGCTCGGGCGCCGCGGCGGCCGGGGCCTGCGCGGCCGGAGCCGGGGCGGCGGCGGCCGGAGCGGGCTGAGCGGCGGCGGGCGCCGGAGCGGCCTGGGCCGCGGCGGCCTTGTCGCGCTGGGCCTTGGCCGCCTCGAGCACGTCCTGCTTGCGGATGCGGCCGCCCACGCCGGTGCCGTTGATCGCGTCGAGATCGACGCCGTGCTCGTTGGCGAGCTTGCGCACGAGCGGCGTGACGTACGGGCTCTCGCCCGAGGGCAGCGGGGTCGGCTCGGCGACCGGCTGCGCCGGGGGAGCGGCCTGGGGAGCGGGCGCAGGCGCGGGCGCCGGGGCGGGCGGCGGCGTCGGCTGCGCGGGGGCGGGCTGCGGGATCGAGGAGACCGGCGCAGCGGGCGCCGGGGCGGGCTCCGGCTCGGGCTCGGGCTGCGGGGCGGGCTCCTGAGCGGGGGCCGCAGCCTCCGGAGCGGGGGCGGCGGCGCCAGGCTGGGCGTTCTCGTCGATGACGGCGAGCTCGGCCCCGACCTCGACCGTCTCATCCTCCGCCACGACGATCTTGGTGAGCACGCCCGCGGACGGCGACGGGATCTCGGTGTCGACCTTGTCGGTGGACACTTCGAGGAGCGGCTCGTCAGCCTCGACGCGCTCGCCCTCCTTCTTCAGCCAACGGGTTACGGTGCCCTCGGTCACGCTCTCGCCGAGCTGGGGCATCTGTACGGAGACCGGCATCGTTATTCTTCTCTCGCGTTCTGATCTCGAGGGCTGGACTAGTTGTGTACGTGCAACGGCTTGCCGGCCAGGGCCAGCATCGCCTCACCCATGGCCTCGGACTGGGTCGGGTGTGCGTGGATGAGCTGGGCGACCTCTGCGGGCAGCGCCTCCCAGTTGTAGATCAGCTGGCCCTCGGTGACGAGCTCGCCGATGCGGCGGCCCACCATGTGGACACCGACGACGGGCCCGTCCTTCTGGGCGATGACCTTCACCGCGCCCGAGGTGCCGAGGATCTGGCTCTTGGGGTTTCCGGCGAGGTCGTAGACCTGCTCGACGATCTCGATGCCGCGCTCGGCCGCCTGCTTCGAGGTGATCCCCACCGAGGCGACCTCGGGGTCGGAGTAGGTGATGCGTGGCACGCCCGCGTAGTCGATGGGCGGCGGGTTGAGTCCGGCGATGTGCTCGGCCACCATGATCCCCTCGGCGAAGCCGGCGTGGGCCAGCTGCAGGGTCGGGATCAGGTCGCCGATGGCGTAGACGCCCGGCACGGAGGTGCGGCAGTGCTCGTCGACCACGACGGCGCCGCGCTCGATGGCGATGCCCTGCTCCTCGAAGCCCATGCCCGAGGAGACCGCGCCGCGGCCGACGGCGACCAGCAGCAGCTCGGCGTCGAGGGTCTTGCCGCTGGCGAGCGTGACGACGACGCCCGTCTCGGTGGTCTTGGCGCTGTCGAAGAAGACGCCCAGCTCGTATTTGATGCCGCGGCGGCGGAAGGCCCGCTCCAGCAGCTTGGAGCTGGACTCCTCCTCGGTCGGAAGCAAGTGCGGCAGCGCCTCGACGATCGTGACCTCGGCGCCGAACGAGCGGTAGACGCTGGCCAGCTCGACGCCGATCACGCCGCCGCCCAGCACGATCACCGAGGTGGGCACGCGGTCCATCTTCAGCGTGTGCTCGCTGGTGATGACGCGCTCGCCGTCGATCTCCAGGCCGGGCAGCGACTTGGGCGCCGAGCCGGTGGCCAGCACGATGTTGCGGCCCTCGTAGACGTCCTGGCCCACCTGGATCCTGTTGGCGCCGACCAGCCGGCCCTCGCCTTCGACGATCGTCACGCCGGCGGACTTCAGCAGGCCCTGCACGCCCTTCCAGGCCCGCGTGACGATCTTGTCCTTGAACGCGTGCACGCCCTGCACGTCGATGCCGTCGAAGCGGGCCTTGACGCCGTACGCCTCGCTCTCGCGGGTCTCGTCCGCGACCTCGGCCGAGTGCAGCAGAGCCTTCGTGGGGATGCATCCCCTGTGGAGGCAGGTGCCGCCGATCTTGTCCTTTTCGATCAGAGCGACCGACTTGCCCAGCTCAGCCGCCCGAAGCGCGCAGGCGTAACCGCCGCTGCCGCCCCCTAGGACGACGATGTCATAGGCCACAGGAAGGCTCCTTGTCGGGGTGTTCGTGATGCCGCCATCTTTTCATTTGTTTCAGATGCTCGCGTGCCGCTCGGCCAGTCCGATGAGGGTACGGGTGACGGCTCCGGTCCCGCCCTTCGGGGTGTAGCCGTACGGCTCGCCCTTGTTGAAGGCGGGCCCGGCCATGTCGATGTGGGCCCAGCGCACCCCCTCGGGCACGAACTCCTTCAGGAAGATGCCCGCGGCCAGCATGCCGCCCCACCGCTCGGGATGGAGGTTGGCGATGTCGGCGATCGGCGAGTCCAAACCCTTGCGCAGCTCCTCCGGCAGCGGCATGCCCCAGGCGCCCTCGCCGGCCGCGCCCGCGGCCTCGACGACCAGCTCCCTGAGCGCGTCGTCGTTGGCCATGACGCCGGAGATGCGCCAGCCCAGCGAGACGATCTGCGCGCCGGTCAGCGTGGCCACGTCGACGATCACGTCGGGGTTGTCCTCGGCGGCCCGGGCGATGCCGTCCATGAGCACCAGCCGGCCCTCGGCGTCGGTGTCGAGCACCTCGACCGTCTTGCCGCTGTAGCTGTGGATGACGTCGGAGGGGCGCTGCGCGGTGCCGCTCGGCAGGTTTTCCGCCAGGCACAGGTAGCCGACGGCGTTGACCGGCAGGCCCAGCCTGGCGATGCCGATCAGGGCGCCGAGCACCGCGCCCGCGCCGCCCATGTCCGACTTCATCCAGTCCATCGCGTTGGACGGCTTGAGCGACAGGCCGCCCGAGTCGAACGTGATGCCCTTGCCGACGAAGGCGAGGGTCTTGCCGGCCTCCGGGTGGCTGTAGGAGAGGCGGACCAGGCGCGGCGGGTTGGCCGAGCCCTGGCCGACGCCGATGAGTCCGCCGTAGCCCCCGTCCTTGAGCTCCTTCTCGTCGAGCACCTCGACGCTCAGCCCGACCTTGTCGCCCGCCTCCTCGGCGATCTCGGCGAACTTGGCCGGCCACAGGTCCGAAGGCGGCGTGTTGACCAGGTCGCGGACCAGCGCGACGGACTCGGCCAGCACGCCCGCGCGCTCGGCGAGGGCCTCGGGCTGCCCGGAGAGCACGGTCAGCTCGGCCACCGGCGGCTTCTGCTCGCCGTTCGTGCGGTAACGCGAGAAGGAGTAGGCGCCGAGCAGGCCGCCGAGCGCGACCGCCTCGGCCTCCTCGGGGGAGCCGGCGGGCAGGGCGAGCGCGGCGCGCGACGTGCCGGCGAGCGACCGTACGGCGGCGCCGGCCGCGCGGCGCAGCCCCTCGGCGTCGTAGGAGTCGCCGAGGCCGACCGCGACCAGCAGCGGGGCGGCGATGGCGCCGAACGTGGGCAGCTTGGCCAGCTCCCCGGCCTTCCCGGAGAAGGCCACCGCGCCGAGCGACGCGGCCAGCTTGCCGCCGAAGGCCGCGTCCAAGGACTCGGCGCCCGGGGCAGGTCTGAGACCTTCCTCGCTCTTCGTGAATCCGACGATCAAGGCGTCGGTGTCCAGGGAGACGGGATCTGCTGAGTTCAGCCGCACAGTGGTCACGTAAACCGATGCTATCCAGGGTTTCTGCGTACTCACAAACAGGGGTTCATCCTACAAATACTCGGTCGCGATTTCTGAGACATGGTGCTAGTGTCATTAGCACCATGCTGCTGACGCTCGATCTCAACGACGTGCGCCCCCTGCACGAGCAGGTGGCCGGCGCGATCCGGCGCGCGATAGGGGATGGCTCCTATGCGCCGGGTGACCGCCTGCCGCCCGCCCGCGACCTGGCCCAGGCGCTCGGCATCAACCCCAACACCGTGCTGCGGGCGCTGCGCGACCTGCGGGACGAAGGGCTCCTGGAGTTCCGGCGCGGGCGCGGCGTCAGCGTCGCCGGCCACGCCGACGGCCGCGCCCTGCTCGTGCAGCAGGCGCGCGAGCTGCTGGAAGAGGCCAGGAGACACGGATACGGCCGCGACGACCTCATCGCCATCTTGGAGGAGCTTCCATGAACGCCCGAGTAGCCGCCCTCGCGTGGGGCCTGCTCGTCCTCGTCGCCCAGGCGCTGCTGCCCCTGACCGTGCGGGACCGGTTGCCCGATCCGCTGGCCACGCACTGGGGGCCGGGACCCGACGGCTCGATGTCGTTCACCGCGTACGTGGCGATGGTGGTGCTGGTCTGGGCGGTGCCGTGGCTCGGCGTGCTCGCGGCGCAGCGGGCCCTGGCTCACCGGCCGGGCCGGATGCTCTGGTGGGGCGTGCTGTTCGGCATGGGGGTGCTCGCGCTCGGCATGAACGCCACCACTTTGCTGGCCAACCTGGACGCGCCCGACTGGGGAGCGGCGCGGCTGCCCGGCTGGGCCGTCCTCGCGGTCATCAGCGCTTCGGGAGCCGCCGCCGTCGCGGCGGGTTACCTGCGCAGGGGAGCGCCCGACGAGCCGGTGCCCGTCGCCGTGCGTCCGCCGCTCCTGCGGCTCAGGGCCGGCCAGCGGACCGTCTGGGTCAGCCGCGTCGGCAACCCGTGGCTGACCCTGATCACTGCCGTGGGGGCGGCTGCCCTCGCCGTGCTGGCCGCGCTCTGGCTCATGGGTGTCGTGCCGGGCGGGTCGGCAATGCCGATCGTGGTCGGGCTCGCCATCGTGCTGGTGACCGGGGTTCTGACCTCGTCGGTCTCCGTACGGGCCGGGGACGACCGGGTCGTCGTGCAGTTCGGGCTGCTGGGCCGGCCGGTGCTCAGAATCCCGCTCTCCAAGATCGCATCGGCCTGGGCGGAGGAGCGCCAACCGGGCCAAGTCGGCGGATGGGGCATCCGCGGCCTGCCCGGAAGTGCCACCATCATGCTGCGCGGCGGCGAATGCCTGGTGCTCGGCTACCGGACGGGAGGGCGACTGGCGATCAGCATCGACGACGCCGCGCGCGGCGCCTCCCTCATCAACGCCCTCATCGCGGAACGGGTGGACTCATGAAAAGACCCCTGCTCATCTTCATCGTCCTGGCCTTCGGGCTGTCCTGGGCGGCGGTGCTGCCCGTCTGGCTCGACGGCCGCGGGCTCGGCTCGCCGCTGCTGCTCGGGCTGGCCACGCTGATGATGTTCACCCCCACCGCGGGAGTGCTCGGGGTGTGGGCGGTCACGCGCACGCCGTTCAAGGAGTGGGCCAGGCAGACCGGCCTGACGCTCGGCGAGCGGAAGGGACGCACGGTCGCGCTCGTTCTCGCCACGTGGTTCGGCGTCCCGCTGCTGATCTTCCTCGCGATCGGGCTCAGCGCCGCGGTCGGTCTGATGTCGCTGGACCTCGGCGGGCTCAGCGGGCTCCGGGCCGCGCTGGAGGCGCGGGGCGCGCCGGTGCCCGCCGACCTCGGCTCGGTCGTCGCGATCCAGATCGCGCTGGGCGTGCTCGCCGGTCCCGCGCTGAACGCCATCCCGGCGCTGGGGGAGGAGTGGGGCTGGCGCGGCTGGCTGCTGCCTCGCCTCGTCTCCGGGAACGGCGTCCTCGCCGGGCTGCTGTTCTCCGGCGCCGTGTGGGGCGTCTGGCACGCGCCCCTCACGCTGCTCGGCTACAACTACCCGCGGCTCGGGTCGTGGGCCGCGCTGTTCTTCATCGGGTTCTGCGTGCTCGCGGGGGTGCTGTTCGGGTGGTTGCGGCTGCGGACGGGGAGCGTGTGGCCCGCCGTCGTGGGGCACGGCTCGCTGAACGCGGTGGCTCCGGCCGTCCTGGTCCTCGGCGACGCCGCCGCCCCGCCGAACGAGGTCCTGGTCGGACTGACGGGGCTCGTAGGGTGGGTGCTGCT from Nonomuraea polychroma encodes the following:
- the lipA gene encoding lipoyl synthase produces the protein MTVAPEGRKLLRLEVRNAETPIERKPPWIKTKLKTGPEYTELKSLVRREGLHTVCEEAGCPNIYECWEDREATFLIGGDQCTRRCDFCQIDTGKPKEYDRDEPRRVAESVEQMGLKYATVTGVARDDLPDGGAWLYAETARQIHALLPGCGVELLVPDFNGNRDQLEEVFSSKPEVFAHNVETVPRIFKRIRPAFRYDRSLSVITMAREAGLVTKSNLILGMGETREEVVEAMRDLHAAGTDLLTITQYLRPTPRHHPVERWVKPEEFVELQAEAEAIGFAGVLSGPLVRSSYRAGKLYKQAIEARQTA
- the sucB gene encoding 2-oxoglutarate dehydrogenase, E2 component, dihydrolipoamide succinyltransferase, which encodes MPVSVQMPQLGESVTEGTVTRWLKKEGERVEADEPLLEVSTDKVDTEIPSPSAGVLTKIVVAEDETVEVGAELAVIDENAQPGAAAPAPEAAAPAQEPAPQPEPEPEPAPAPAAPVSSIPQPAPAQPTPPPAPAPAPAPAPQAAPPAQPVAEPTPLPSGESPYVTPLVRKLANEHGVDLDAINGTGVGGRIRKQDVLEAAKAQRDKAAAAQAAPAPAAAQPAPAAAAPAPAAQAPAAAAPEPVEVDTTLRGRTEKMSRLRQTIAKRMVESLQTAAQLTTVVEVDVTKIARLRAKAKDDFFRREGVKLTFTPFFAMAAVEALKQHPKLNATINNETNEVTYFDVENLGIAVDTERGLLAAVVKNAGDLNLAGLARKITDVAERTRNNQVTPDELTGGTFTLTNTGSRGALFDTPILNQPQVGMLGTGAVVKRPVVVDTPEGEVIAVRSMVYLALTYDHRLVDGADAARFLTTVKRRLEEGRFEAQLGLA
- a CDS encoding DUF1648 domain-containing protein, coding for MNARVAALAWGLLVLVAQALLPLTVRDRLPDPLATHWGPGPDGSMSFTAYVAMVVLVWAVPWLGVLAAQRALAHRPGRMLWWGVLFGMGVLALGMNATTLLANLDAPDWGAARLPGWAVLAVISASGAAAVAAGYLRRGAPDEPVPVAVRPPLLRLRAGQRTVWVSRVGNPWLTLITAVGAAALAVLAALWLMGVVPGGSAMPIVVGLAIVLVTGVLTSSVSVRAGDDRVVVQFGLLGRPVLRIPLSKIASAWAEERQPGQVGGWGIRGLPGSATIMLRGGECLVLGYRTGGRLAISIDDAARGASLINALIAERVDS
- the lpdA gene encoding dihydrolipoyl dehydrogenase — its product is MAYDIVVLGGGSGGYACALRAAELGKSVALIEKDKIGGTCLHRGCIPTKALLHSAEVADETRESEAYGVKARFDGIDVQGVHAFKDKIVTRAWKGVQGLLKSAGVTIVEGEGRLVGANRIQVGQDVYEGRNIVLATGSAPKSLPGLEIDGERVITSEHTLKMDRVPTSVIVLGGGVIGVELASVYRSFGAEVTIVEALPHLLPTEEESSSKLLERAFRRRGIKYELGVFFDSAKTTETGVVVTLASGKTLDAELLLVAVGRGAVSSGMGFEEQGIAIERGAVVVDEHCRTSVPGVYAIGDLIPTLQLAHAGFAEGIMVAEHIAGLNPPPIDYAGVPRITYSDPEVASVGITSKQAAERGIEIVEQVYDLAGNPKSQILGTSGAVKVIAQKDGPVVGVHMVGRRIGELVTEGQLIYNWEALPAEVAQLIHAHPTQSEAMGEAMLALAGKPLHVHN
- a CDS encoding leucyl aminopeptidase; the encoded protein is MTTVRLNSADPVSLDTDALIVGFTKSEEGLRPAPGAESLDAAFGGKLAASLGAVAFSGKAGELAKLPTFGAIAAPLLVAVGLGDSYDAEGLRRAAGAAVRSLAGTSRAALALPAGSPEEAEAVALGGLLGAYSFSRYRTNGEQKPPVAELTVLSGQPEALAERAGVLAESVALVRDLVNTPPSDLWPAKFAEIAEEAGDKVGLSVEVLDEKELKDGGYGGLIGVGQGSANPPRLVRLSYSHPEAGKTLAFVGKGITFDSGGLSLKPSNAMDWMKSDMGGAGAVLGALIGIARLGLPVNAVGYLCLAENLPSGTAQRPSDVIHSYSGKTVEVLDTDAEGRLVLMDGIARAAEDNPDVIVDVATLTGAQIVSLGWRISGVMANDDALRELVVEAAGAAGEGAWGMPLPEELRKGLDSPIADIANLHPERWGGMLAAGIFLKEFVPEGVRWAHIDMAGPAFNKGEPYGYTPKGGTGAVTRTLIGLAERHASI
- a CDS encoding peptidase E, encoding MIRSGQSHILAIGGGSFRPSPRYSFMEASSLLRYGLDLTGQDRPKLGLLATATGDAADWLLKMYGAFAGWDVEVSHLTVFPMPNVPDPKAWILEQDMIYVSGGSVANLMALWRLHGLDEAFEEAWRAGVVLTGQSAGALCWHVGGNTDSFGPELRPWSDGLALLPYSCGVHYDSDPQRRALLQESVAAGELPGGYAADEGVGLHYVGTEFIQAVSVEPGGAAYRLEHDGDGGVKEFRIEPRLLTP
- a CDS encoding TIGR01777 family oxidoreductase; its protein translation is MAIIVTGASGLLGTALVAALRAEGRDVVRLVRREPRSPDEAYWQPAEQAIDLAALDGAEAVVHLAGASIGDKRWSAAYKRELVSSRVQGTRVLVDALRRLSEPPEVLLSASGVDFYGDTGDREIDEGQGKGTGFLADLCEQWEAEARRAEEAGIRTVQARSGLVLSRRGGALGRMLPIFKMGLGAPLGSGKQYWSWISLHDWVEAARHVLTNRDVSGPVNFTSPSPVTNAAFTRAVAKALGRSMMPLPVPSFALSIGLGEFARAGLLPSHRVLPCKLVDNGYSFAHTSLDEALSAVL
- the lipB gene encoding lipoyl(octanoyl) transferase LipB — encoded protein: MRPGARTHGDDPHALAIVRLGVDVPYEQAWSLQRWVHGKRVAGELPDTVLILEHAPVYTAGKRTAPHERPADGTPVIDVDRGGRLTWHGPGQLVAYPIIGGVTDVITYACRLEETMIQVCADFGVTARRVPGRGGVWAIGDASLGLPDRQLGAIGIRVSRGVTMHGFALNCANDPRWFNRIAPCGLPDVGVSSLSAETGRRIVVEEVLPIAEKRLAESLGMESFELHEEDLLRR
- a CDS encoding CPBP family intramembrane glutamic endopeptidase → MKRPLLIFIVLAFGLSWAAVLPVWLDGRGLGSPLLLGLATLMMFTPTAGVLGVWAVTRTPFKEWARQTGLTLGERKGRTVALVLATWFGVPLLIFLAIGLSAAVGLMSLDLGGLSGLRAALEARGAPVPADLGSVVAIQIALGVLAGPALNAIPALGEEWGWRGWLLPRLVSGNGVLAGLLFSGAVWGVWHAPLTLLGYNYPRLGSWAALFFIGFCVLAGVLFGWLRLRTGSVWPAVVGHGSLNAVAPAVLVLGDAAAPPNEVLVGLTGLVGWVLLAVVCVALLRFFPVRPPQPAAEPEPEPAA
- a CDS encoding GntR family transcriptional regulator, which translates into the protein MLLTLDLNDVRPLHEQVAGAIRRAIGDGSYAPGDRLPPARDLAQALGINPNTVLRALRDLRDEGLLEFRRGRGVSVAGHADGRALLVQQARELLEEARRHGYGRDDLIAILEELP